One window of the Triticum dicoccoides isolate Atlit2015 ecotype Zavitan chromosome 3B, WEW_v2.0, whole genome shotgun sequence genome contains the following:
- the LOC119281748 gene encoding bZIP transcription factor ABI5 homolog, translating into MASEMSNDVKFSEEEVTSHPRVLEGEEQTVVAPARQSSIFALTLDELQYSVCEAGRNFGSMNMDEFMSNIWNAEEFQAATGGGLVGMEMAPVVGAGGGGGGGDAGGSNLARQESFSLPPTLCQKMVEEVWAEINREPCPVHAQRQAAQPSQQPPVQPSVAANNRQGTLGEMTLEQFLVKAGVVRGSGAGGQAPVPVDMVHGQMNPAQQGQQPDTMMYPMAPANGMFPVMGDGMGFIPNMYAGIVVVPPPPPSQGGVGIVSPGSSDGRSAMTQADMMNCMGDGAMMESGGTRKRGASEDQSCERSIECRHRRMIKNGESAARSRARKQAFTVELEAELNHLKEENARLKAEEKIILLTKKQMLVEKMIELSKENVNAKKGSTLSRRCGSCIW; encoded by the exons ATGGCGTCGGAGATGAGCAATGACGTGAAGTTCTCTGAGGAAGAAGTCACCTCACACCCGCGCGTTCTCGAAGGTGAGGAGCAGACTGTGGTTGCGCCAGCGCGGCAGTCTTCCATCTTCGCGCTGACGCTGGACGAGCTGCAATACTCGGTGTGCGAGGCGGGGCGCAACTTCGGGTCCATGAACATGGACGAATTCATGAGCAACATATGGAATGCTGAGGAGTTCCAAGCGGCGACTGGCGGTGGCTTGGTGGGCATGGAGATGGCTCCTGTGGTGGGTGCTGGTGGAGGCGGAGGTGGCGGAGATGCAGGAGGAAGCAACCTAGCCCGACAAGAGTCGTTCTCCTTGCCTCCCACGCTGTGCCAAAAGATGGTGGAGGAGGTGTGGGCTGAGATCAACAGGGAGCCCTGCCCGGTGCATGCCCAGCGTCAGGCCGCACAACCCTCACAGCAGCCTCCTGTCCAGCCATCGGTTGCGGCCAACAACCGGCAGGGGACCCTAGGCGAGATGACGCTGGAGCAGTTCCTTGTTAAGGCCGGCGTGGTCCGGGGATCGGGTGCCGGTGGCCAGGCGCCGGTGCCGGTCGACATGGTCCATGGACAGATGAACCCCGCGCAACAAGGGCAACAACCTGACACAATGATGTACCCAATGGCACCAGCCAATGGCATGTTCCCGGTGATGGGAGATGGCATGGGGTTCATCCCCAATATGTACGCAGGGATTGTTGTGGTGCCGCCACCACCACCTTCTCAAGGTGGGGTGGGTATCGTGAGCCCCGGGTCGTCGGACGGGAGGAGCGCCATGACACAGGCTGACATGATGAACTGCATGGGCGATGGAGCGATGATGGAGAGTGGCGGCACCCGGAAACGCGGTGCCTCAGAGGATCAGTCTTGCGAGAGAAGCATCGAGTGCCGCCACCGCCGGATGATCAAGAATGGTGAGTCAGCCGCACGATCGCGTGCTAGGAAGCAG GCTTTTACCGTGGAGCTTGAAGCTGAACTGAACCACCTCAAGGAGGAGAACGCTCGTCTAAAAGCTGAGGAG AAGATAATTCTGCTGACCAAGAAACAAATG TTGGTGGAGAAGATGATAGAACTGTCCAAGGAGAACGTGAACGCCAAGAAGGGTAGCACCCTCTCGCGGCGCTGTGGCAGCTGCATCTGGTGA